In Aeromicrobium sp. A1-2, the DNA window CCGGTCGTACGAGCTCGGTCGCCATCGTGAACGTCAGCGGGACGCCGACCGCCTCGATGGCCACATCGACCCCTGCGCCATCGGTCAGGGCAAATACCTGCTCCTTCCAGTCCTTGTCACCTGAGTTGACGGTGTCGGACGCGCCGAAGTCCTTGGCCCGCTTGAGGCGTGCGTCGTCGAGGTCAATCGCGATGATCCTGGACGGCCCGTACAACCGCGCGGTCATGACGGCGGAGAGGCCGACGGGTCCGGATCCGATGACGGCGACGATGTCGCCGGGGTGCACCTGTCCGTATTGCACGCCGATCTCGAATCCGGTGGGCAGGATGTCGGAGAGCAGGATGCCCTCGGCATCGGTCATCCCCTCAGGGACCTTGTAGACCGAGTTCTCGGCGAACGGCACGCGAACGTACTCGGCCTGCGTGCCTTCGATCATGTAGCCGAAGATCCAGCCGATCCCGGGCGTTCCCTCGGGGTCGAGGCAGTGGCTGAAGAGTCCCTCGCGGCAGTTCAAGCACTTTCCGCACGAGCTGACGCACGAGAGGATGACCCGGTCCCCCACGGCGAGCTGGGTCACCCCGGCACCGAGCTCGGTGATGACACCGATGCCCTCGTGACCCAGGATGCGACCGATCTCCACTTCTGGGACGTCTCCCTTGAGGATGTGCAGATCGGTGCCACAGATCGTGGTGGCCACCATCTTCACGATCACGTCCGTGGGGCGCTGGATGACCGGATCCGGTACCTCTTCCCAGCTCTTGTGTCCTGGACCTTTGTAGACGAGCGCCTTCATGGTGGACCTTCCTCAGGGTCGAACCACGACGGCCGACCGGCTACGGCCAGTTCACGGCGACCGTCACGTCCATGCCAGTGCCATAGGTCCCCGGGATCAAAATCGTGCGGTCACCAGCAGCCGAACGTCAGTCCGGAGCAGGACCTACGGCTCTGCCCACGATGCGTCGCCGGTAGCAGGCTGGGCGACAACCACATGCGCCAGCCCGACGACAGGAGCAGTCACATGCCCACCAGTGAACTCAAGGCCAAGATCGCCGAGCTCATGCCCCAGTGCAAGACAGATCTCAGCGACCTCGTCGCCTTCAGATCTGTTGCGGATCCGGCCTCGCAACCGATCTCCGAGTGCCACCAGGCAGCCGACTGGATCGTGCAGAAGTTCACCGAAGCGGGCCTGCAGGAGATGACTCGCCATCGGACCTCCGACGGCAGCGACTGCGTCACCGGCCACGCGACCGGACCAGAAGGTGCCCCGACCGTCCTGCTGTACTGCCACTACGACGTCCAGCCGCCGCTGGGCGAGGACAACTGGCGCACGCCGGTGTGGCAGCTGACCGACGGTGATGACGGACGCTGGTATGGGCGAGGCACCGCCGATTCCAAGGGCAACATCGTGGCCCACCTGACTGCACTTCGCGCTCTCAGGGCCCCCGACGGGTCATTCCCGATCACCGTGAAGTTTCTCGCCGAGGGCTCCGAGGAGCAAGGCACTGGCGGCGTGGAGGACTTCGTCCCAGAACACGCCGACCTCCTGCGCGCCGACGCGATCTGCGTCGTCGACGTCGGCAACGAGGCGATCGGCCAGCCCACGCTCACGACCTCGCTGCGCGGCATGGCCACCGTCGACATCACGCTCTCCGCGCTCGTCGGCCCGTTGCACTCCGGCGTCTTCGGCGGAGCCGCACCCGATGCGCTGACCGGTCTCATCCAGGTCCTCGCCTCGCTCAACGACGGGGAGGGCAACACCACGATCGACGGACTGGACAACAACGGCGTGTGGCCGGGCTCCGAGTACTCCGCCGAGCAGTTTCGCACCGATGCGAACGTTCTGGACGAAGTCGAGCTCGTCGGGAGCGGATGCGTCGCCGACATGCTCTGGTCACGCCTCGTCGCGACGGTTCTGGGCATCGACGTGCCAGCCGTGGAGGGCTCGGTCAGCGCGATCCAGGCATCAGTTCGCGCCCGCATCTCTCTGCGCGTGCCGCCTCTCATCGACGCGCATCAAGCGCAGGACGCGCTCGTTTCCCATCTCGAGGCGCGCGTGCCGTGGCACCTTCGGGCTCTCATCGAAAGGATCGATGCGAGCGAACCCTTCAGCGGCTCGCTCGCCGGCCCGGCATTCGAAGCCATGAGGGCCGCCATGGAGGAGTCCTACGGTCGACCCATCGCGACCCAGGGCCAGGGCGGATCAATCCCCCTGTGCAATGTCTTCCAGACGACCTTCCCGGACGCGGAAATCATGCTCTACGGCGTGGAAGAACCGCAGTGCCTCATCCACGCTCCCAATGAGAGCGTTGCCCCGTCGGAGATCGAGCACATCGCGCTCACCGAAGCCCTCTTCATGCGCAACTACAGCGCAGCCCAGCGATGACCGCGCGACTCATGCAGGTCAGCACACTGCACCGCGCCGGCGAGGCGACGGCTGGTGGCCCGTCCTCCGCTCTCCGCTTGATCGCCTGACAACTGCGGGAGAGATGGTGCCGCCCCTCTACTCTTCAGCCGAAGAATTGGAGGGGCGGGCTTTGGGTAGACCATACGCGCGCACCCGTCAGATGCAAGGGGTTTCGCCGTTTGATCCGAAGTTCGCCGACCTGTCAGGCGACCGATCTGCAGGCCGTGATGACCAAGCGGGTGTCATGCGCGTAGCCGGCCTGGGGGTCGAGCCAGGTGCCAGATCCCACGGGAGCATCCGACACACCAACATTGCGCGAGGCGGACTCGGGGCGCCACGCGTCGGCGTGGGTGTCAATCACTTCTTGCTCTTGGATTTGCCCTTCGCCTTGCCCTTCGCCTTGCCTTCTCCTTGGGCCTTCGTGTCGGAGCTACTGCCCGAGCTCGCGGACGTCGAGATCGGTGTGCCGTCGCCTGCGGACACGCTTGGCGCGGGTATTTGCGCGAGCGCAACCGAAAGCGTGATGGTGGACCCGTCCGTGAGACGGCCCGACCTGTCGAGTGCGACGACCGCACCGACGTCGGCCTCGCTTGGAATGTCCTTGCGCTTGACCACGAAGCCCAACTTCTCCAGGTCGGCTGCCGCCCGGGCATATGGCGTACCGATCAGGTCCTTGGCAGAGACGGCGACCTTTCCAGACACCACCGCAAGGCGGACAACACCGTTGTCGGGCACGGGCGCACCACTCTCGGGCGACTGTCGGAGCACCTCACCCTTCGTCTTGCCGGCGACGTCCACAACTTCTGCCGTCGCGGTCATTCCGGCCTCGCGCAGCTCGGCCGCAGCCGTATCGGCGTCCATGCCCACAACCGAAGGCACGGCGACAACTGCTCCGAAATAGGAGCGTTCGAGGATCAGTCCCGCGAGGATAGCGGCAAGCAGCGCAACTCCCAGGAAGGCCTTTCGCGGCCGCCGGGGTCCAGCACTGGCGGTCGCAACAGGCGTCTGGGCCGGCGCGGCACGTGCGGATTCAGGGAGTGCTGGAAGCGCGTGCTTGAGTGTCGCGGGCAGCTCGACGGCTGCCGAGGCGCCGATCGTCGAGGCCAGCGCCGCGACGGCGGCCGCCGTCTGTGGCCGATCGCTCGGATTCTTGGCAGTCAGCGAGGCTATGAGCTGCTTGACCTCGGGCGCCACATCATCTGCTAGCGGTGGGAGCTCGTCGTTGAGCTGAGCCAAAGCCGTGGCGATCTGCGACTCACGCCGGAAGGGCGAAGTCCCCGTCAGGCAGTGGTGAGCGACCAGACCCAAGGCGTACAGGTCGGACTGAGCGGTGGCGGAGCGGCCGCCTGCCTGTTCGGGACTGAGGTACTCGACCGTTCCCAGCAGGACGCCGGTGTGGGTGAGCGGATCGCTTGTCGCACCGCGGGCGATTCCAAAGTCGACCAGCACCGTCCGCCCGGACGCCGTGAACATGATGTTGGCTGGCTTGAGGTCACGGTGCACGACTCCACTGGAGTGGGTGGCTTGCAGGCCCTCGGCCACCTGGACCACGATCGACATCACCTGTTCGACCGGCATCGGTCCTTCAGATCGTAGGAGCTGGGCCAGTGAATATCCCTCGACGTACTCCATGGCGATGAATGAGACGCCCTCATGGGACAACGTGTTCTCGCCGTAGTCGTAGACCTCCGCCACGCCGGGATGATGGATCGAGGCGGCAAGCTGCGCTTCGCTGCGCATGCGAGACCGTGCGACGTCATCTGCGAGCGCACCACCCCGGAGGACCTTGACGGCCACCGTTCGGTCGAGCCTGACGTCGTGGGCCCGATAGACCGCTCCCATGCCGCCCGAGCCAACGATGTCGTCCAGCTCGTAGCGGTCGTTCAGAAGCTCGCCCATGCGTAGGCCACTTTCCTTTCTAGCTCGTCAGAACCGCGCAACTGGTCCGCCGCCCGGTTGGCGCGGCGCGGGCGGCGAACGAGTTGGCCGAAGCTACGCGCGCGTCCCGCGTCGGCTGAAGATGGTCCATCCCCCCGGGCCGACGGCCAGACCGACGACAATCAGGATGATGCCCAGAAGCACGCTGCCGCTGAACAGCGTGATGATCCCGTAGATCACGAGGGCGACGGCGATAATCCAAAGTAGAAATCCCATGATGCTTCCTTTCATTTGATCGGGTGCCGCGGGCGCGACGCCCGAGCTGTTGACCGAGCGTGACGGTTTGTGAGCTCAGCGCGGAGGTAGCTCGTCTCGGCGTGCGCCGCGGTCCCTCTGCCCGTTGATGACGAGGCTCAGGACGATGCCAAGCGCTCCAGCAGCCATGCAGATGTAGCCGACGGCGACCAGATCAACACCTGCCAGTCGATCCTGGACGGCGAACGCCAAGATGGCGCCGAGTGCGATGAGTCCGATTGATCCACCGAAGTACATGTCAGTTCCTTCCCTCGTACCAACGCGTGAGATGGGCCTCGCGCGATGTCGCGCCAACCCGATGCATCAGGCCGAGCGCACCACTCGCCGAGCGGTGCCGGCTGGGTACCCCACCGCTGACGCGCCAAACCCGAGAAGACGCGTCAGCACTCGTCCGGGGCTCCGCGGGTGATGCCGCCTACGCAGCGATCAGTCGGGGTGCGAGGGTCGCGATGCGCCGATACAGCTCGGCGTAGGCGATGTCGAAGGCGGCGTCCTCGCCCTGGGCGACGGGGTCGGGGATCGACCAGTGCAGCGACACGGACGATCCCAGCTCCTCGTAAGCGTTGTCGCACACGGCGATGACGAAGTCGCCGCCGTCGAGGATCGTCGCGAGCTGCTGGGGGGCGGCCGCGATGAGCTTTAAGGCATGCCGTTCGGCGACGGCCTTCGCGCCCAACGCGATCTGCTCCGCGGGGTGGGTGCCTGCCGACGCCACGGGAATGTCGCTGGTCTGGGCCCACAGCGCAGCTGCGAGCTGGGACCGTGCGGAGTTGGCGGAGCACACGAACACCACTCGACTGACAGCCAACGGAATGGGCTCGCCCTCCCCCGTGGTCATGTCGGCCAGCGTCAGATAGGTGCGGCGCTTGTCGCCCTCGGACCGGCGCCTCGCCACCAGGCCTGCATCCTCCAGCACCTTGAGATGGTGTGCGACGAGGTTGGACGGCAGACCGAGCACGGCCTGCAGCTCGCTGGGCGAACGGTCGCCGAGCGCGAGCTCGTCAACCACGGTGATGCGCGCGACCTCCGCGAGCGCTGCATGCCGGGCCGCCCGCTCGTCAGGAGTCATTCGCTCAATGTTCATTGAGTCGAGTTTGACTGAGCGACGCCTGAACGTCAAGATGGAACCGACGCAATCGTGTTCCGACGCAGGAGGAGCTCCCGTGGAGTCCGCATCACCCCAGAGCAACCGCACGACCGAGCCGGACGTCATCGCCGGACTGTCCCGACTCGACCGCTTCCTCCCGGTGTGGATCATCGTCGCGATGGCCGTGGGCCTCATCCTGGGCAGGTCCGTCGACGGACTGGACGATGCTCTTGACTCGGTCAAGATCGGTTCGGTGTCCCTGCCGATCGCGATCGGACTGCTGGTCATGATGTATCCGGTGCTCGCCAAGGTCCGCTACAACGAGACCCAGCGGGTCACCGGCGACCGCAAGCTCCTCGGCGCCTCGCTGTTCATGAACTGGATCCTCGGACCCGCCCTGATGTTCGCCCTGGCCTGGCTGCTGCTGCCCGATCTGCCCGAGTTCCGCACCGGCCTGATCATCGTCGGCCTGGCCCGGTGCATCGCGATGGTCCTCATCTGGAATGACCTGGCGTGCGGAGATCGCGAGGCGGCGGCCGTCCTGGTGGCCATCAACTCGGTCTTCCAGGTGTTTGCCTTCGCGGCCCTGGGTTGGTTCTACCTGCAGACGCTGCCGGGCTGGCTCGGGCTCGAGACCACCTCGGCCGACTTCTCGATCTGGGCCATCACCGCCAGCGTCCTGGTCTTCCTCGGCATCCCGCTGGTCGCCGGATTCCTGACTCGCACGATCGGCGAGAAGGTCAAGGGCCGCGAGTGGTATGAGGGAACGTTCCTGCCGCGGCTCGGACCGTGGGCCCTGTACGGGCTGCTGTTCACGATCGTCGTGCTGTTCGCCCTGCAGGGCGACGCCATCACCAACCAGCCCTTCGACGTCGTGCGCATCGCGGCGCCCCTGCTGGTCTACTTCGCCGTCACCTTCGGCCTCGGAATGCTCATCGGGCACTGGCTCGACCTCGGCTACGCCAAGACCGCGACGCTGGCGTTCACCGCGGCCGGAAACAACTTCGAGCTCGCCATTGCGGTGGCGATCGGAACCTTCGGCGTCACGTCCGGACAGGCTCTAGCCGGCGTCGTCGGACCCCTCATCGAGGTCCCGGTCCTCGTCGGTCTGGTCTACGTCTCGCTGTGGGCCCGCAAGTTCTTCACTGATCCCACCGCCACCCTTCCCACCCAAGGAGCAAAGAATGTCTGAGCGTCCGTCCGTCCTGTTCGTGTGCGTCCACAACGCCGGCCGGTCGCAGATGGCCGCAGGCTTCCTGCAGTCATTGGGCGAAGGCCGCATCGACGTCCTGTCGGCGGGGTCGATGCCCGGCGACCAGATCAATCCGACTGCTGTCGAGGCCATGGCCGAGGTCGGCATCGACATCGCCGGCGAGCAGCCCAAGAAGCTCACCGAGGACGCAGTCGTCGCTTCCGACGTCGTCATCACGATGGGCTGCGGCGACGAATGCCCCTACTTCCGGGGCAAGCGCTACGAGGACTGGGTCCTGGACGACCCGGCTGGTCAGGGCATCGAGTCCGTACGCCCGATCCGCGACGAGATCAGGACTCGCGTCGAGGCGCTCATCGCCTCTCTCGAGCCGGCGACCGCATGACCGAGACCGTACGCAATCTCATCATCATTGGTTCGGGCCCGTCGGGCTACACCGCGGCGGTCTACGCTGCTCGCGCGAACCTCGAGCCACTCGTCTTCGAGGGCTCGGTCACCGCCGGCGGCGCGCTGATGACCACGACCGATGTCGAGAACTTCCCCGGCTTCCCGACGGCGTCATGGGCCCGGAGCTGATGGACAAGCTCCGCGCCCAGGCCGAACGCTTCGGTGCCGAGCTGATCACCGACGACGTCACCTCGGTCGATCTCGAGGGTGACATCAAGACCGTGACCCTCGCCGACGGCACCACCTACTCGGCCAAGGCTGTCGTGCTCGCGATGGGATCGGGCTACCGCAAGCTCGACGTCGACGGCGAGGACCGGCTGTCCGGCCACGGAGTCTCCTGGTGTGCCACGTGTGACGGATTCTTCTTCCGCGAGCAGAACATCATCGTCGTCGGCGGTGGCGACTCTGCCTCGAGGAAGCGACGTTCCTGACCCGGTTCGCCAGCAAGGTCACGATGGTCCACCGCCGCGGTGAGCTGCGTGGCTCCAAGATCATGCAGGACCGTGCCTTCGCGAACGACAAGATCGACTTCGCGTGGAACTCCGAGGTCGCTGAGATCATCGGCGCCGACAAGCTCGAGGGTGTCGTCCTTCGCGACACGGTGACCGGCCAGACCCGCCGCCTCGACGCGACCGGCCTGTTCATTGCGATCGGTCACGACCCGCGCTCAGAGCTGCTCAAGGGCCAGGTCGAGCTCGACGACGAGGGCTACGTCCTGGTCCAGGCCGGCTCCACCGCGACCAACGTCCCGGCGTCTTCGCCGCCGGCGACCTCGTCGACCACACCTACCGCCAGGCCATCACCGCGGCCGGAACCGGCTGCGCGGCCTCCCTCGACGCCGAACGGTTCCTCGCGGACATGGAGGCCGCGGGCCAGCCCGCTCCCCCGGCTGCCCTGATCTCCGAGGACTGATCGTCGACCTCGGACAGGCCAGGCTGAGTGCGTCACCCAGCAGATAGCAACCGAGCCGGCTCGGATGGAGCAGGTAGCCTCGGCATCGTGAGGGCAGCTGTGCGACGCGATCCGGGGACCGATAGTCGACTCCGCTCCGAGCACGCCCTCGACGTGTCACGCGCACCGGTTCGGACCGCCGGCCCATGATCACGCCGACCCACATCGTCCTCAACGTGGGCCTGGCCAAGTGGTTCAGAGCCCGCCCGATCTTTGCGGACCGCTCGACGCGTCGCCTGTTCATCCTCGGCGGCCTGGCCCCCGACGTGGGCCTGTTCGCCGCGGCAACGGGTGCGACGGCCTACCTCGTGATCAGTAGGGGCTGGAGCGTGCGCGAGTCGTTCCAGGTGATCTTCGACGACTACTTCTACGCCGAGCCGGTGTTCGTGATCGCGCACAACCTGCTGCATGCTCCGCTGGTGATCGTCGGCCTGTACGCCGTCGCGCTCGTGGCGGCAGGCCGCGGCCGTCCGCGTCTGGGCAATGGGCTGAAGGCCTTTGCGCTGGGGTGCGCGGTGCACACCGCCGTGGACATCCCGGTCCACCACAACGACGGGCCTCTCCTGCTCTTCCCGTTCGAGTGGTCTTTGCGGTTCAACAGCCCAGTGAGCTATTACGACCCCGACCACTTTGGATCGGTCCTCGCCCCGATCGATGCCGCGATCACCGTCGTCGGAGGGCTGCTGATCGTGGTCGTCTGGGCGATGCGACGCCGTCGCGACACGTCGTCCGGTCGACCCACGGTCCGGCAGTGAGGAACCCGACGTCGGCGCCGGTCAGGCGTCGTAGTCCAGCCGGAGGGTTTCGCTCGTCGGGTGCGCCTGACAGGTGAGCACATAGCCTGCGGCCAGCTCGGCGTCGTCGAGCGCATGATTCTGGTCCATCACGACGTTGCCCAGCAGCACCTTGGCACGACACGTCCCGCAGGCACCACCGGCGCACGAGTACGGCGGATCGATGCCCTGCTGCAGAGCGGCGTCGAGCACGGTGTCACCGGTCGAACGCAGCGAGAAGGTGGTCTCCTGACCGCCGACGCTGACCGTCACCGAGCTCTCGACGTCCAGCTCGATCGACTGGACGGTGTCCTCGGTGTGGAACACCTCCGACAGCACCCGCTCGCCGCGCGACTCCAGGGCACCCCGCACGTCGTCGACGAGCTGCTCGGGGCCGCACAGGAACCATGCGTCAACCTGCTCCGGGGCCAGCTCGGTGACGAGGGTCGGTGTGATCCGCCCCGGCAGGCCAGCTCCCGGCTCCTGGGACAGTGCGTGGTGCACGACAAGACGACCTGCGAAACGCTCGACCATCGACGCGAGCTCGCCGTGGAACATCGTCGAGGCGTGGGTCCGATTGCCGTACAGCAGGGTGAACGTGCTGCCCGGTTCTGTCTCCAGGGCGGCCGCCGCGATGGACAGCACCGGGGTGATGCCGGAGCCTGCGGCGACGGCGGCGTAAGACCGCGAGGACGACGGGTCGAGATCCGCACCGAACCGGCCGGCCGGCGTCATGACGTCGAGGATGTCGTCGGACTGCAGGTCCTGGTGGACGTACGTCGAGAAGAATCCGTCGTCGATGCGCTTGACCGCGACCCGCAGGGTGCCATCGCTCGTCGCGGGAATGATCGAGTACGACCGGCGCACGTCCTGCCCGTCGATCATTGCGCGCAGGGTGACGTGCTGGCCGGGCCGGTAGCGGTACGCGTCGGCCAGGTCCGCGGGCACCGTGAAGGTGACCACGGTGCTGTCGGCGGTCAGCGCCTCGACCGAGGCGACACGCAGCGGATGGAACAGCGGTCGGGTCCTCTGCGCACCCTCGGCGGTCGACGAGCCGTCGACGCCGAGGCTGTCGGTCAGACGGCGCCAAGTGCGGTATTCCGACGGCGTGAGGGAACGCCCGAAGATCGTCGAGATGGCAGCGTTGCGGTCGAGGTAGGCCTGCTCGTTGCGACGCCAGGCGCGCACGTACCGGTAGAACGGCACGCTCGGGTGGAGGTGATGCACCAGGTGGTAGTTCTGGTAGACGAACAGCGGGGTCGCCCAGGCCTCACCGCCGACCCGGATCCGGGTGGCACGGTACTTGTCCTGGCGGCCGGTGAACGGGAGCCCGTGGTGGGGCAGGTAGTCGAACCACCACGACAGCAGCGTCAGCCCGATCCGCTGCGGGATCAGGAAGGCCACGGTCAGCTCCCAGCCATACCCGGTCGCGAAGAGGCCAGCAAAGATCGAGAGCGTGGCCACGGCGAACATCACGGTCGCCACGAGCTCGCCGCGCGGTCGTTGCGGGGCCCGACGCACATAGAAGACGACGTACCAGAGGTCAAGCGTCATCCAGCGGAACGGCAGCTGCCACCACGGGCCGTCGCTGGTCCACGCATCGGGATCAACCGACTTCTGCTCATTGGTGTTCCGGTGGTGCTCGATGTGGAGGAACCGGAACATCGCGTAGCCGGCATAGGGCGCGACGAGCGGGACCGCGATGTGCCCCATGAGGTCGTTCAGCCGATCGTTGGTGCTCACGGCGTGGTGGGTTGCCTCGTGCAGCACGCTGAACATCAAGAACGTGACAGCGGCGCCCATGGGGATGGTCACCCACGGCGTCCATCCCGCACCGAACACGCCGAACATCTCCAGGGCGAACAGGGCCAGGGTCCCGACATACAGCGCCATCGTCGGCCACGCGACCGCGGGAACGCCCTCTCCCGGATCGGGCAGTCCCGACACGGGCTGAGCTGACTCGGTTCGCTCGACGGACAGAGGGGACGGTTGCATCTGGGGGCCTATTCGTCAGGGACTTCGGTCGCAGCGCGGTCCGACCCATACTTTACAAACAGTGCCCGCTTGTCAAGGACGTGTGCCGGAGTGTCACGCGTAGCTTCGACCCTCGAGCTCGCGAATGGCCAGCAGGGACAGGCATCTTCGAGCCCTGGTCGGGAGGTGCATCGAACTCACCATCGGCGCAAACCGCTCACCCATAGGCGTACCGGACTCGTTGCCCGTCAAGGCCGCCCGCCTTCAGCGGCTGAGGTCGCGACTCATCACGAGATCGTCTGCCACCGCCTCCGGGACTTCATCGTCGGTCATCGTCCTACAGATTGCCCCCCGCAGAGGTTGAGCGCCGTTCAAACGTAGGGGGTCCGAGGCGTCCAACACAGCGGGACGGTGCGGTTGACGGGGCGAGACGAGCGTGTTCAGACGGCGTGCTCAGCGCTGCGCGTAGGCAACGAAGACCGGCACGCCCCCCACCTGAGCGCCGGGGAACTTGTCCGTCACGTGCTCAGTGTCTGCCTCCACGCATCCCTCCCAATAGGCGGAGCCAGCGGCGATGTCCTTTCCAACCTGCTCGGAGGTCCGCTCGTTGCATGCCGTGGTTGAGACGCCCTACGGCGGCTACCCGACCTGTATGGCCGCCATCTTGGGCGGCTTGGCCCTCGCGGTCTGGGACCTGATCCGTCACGAGCACGATCACGCCGAGGACTTCCACCGCGACCTGTGAGCGTGACACTCCCGCCTGGTGTTGCGGTGTCCACCAGAACCACGGAAAACCGGCGCTGAACCGGTGGATACCGCTGCCGCCACATTCATTCGGGCCCCAGCAGCCCGCGCCACCGATATGGTGGGCACCGTTCTTTTCAGAGATGGCAGAGGGGCACCCATGGGACTCATTCAGGCAGCGACCGGCGCACTCGGGGGGACCCTCGCGGACCAGTGGAAGGACTTCTTCACGGTTCCTGAAGGCCTGACGCCCACTGCGGCCATCTTCTCGGCCGTGCCGCGGGGCACCAATGCCGGCCGCGGTTCCAACACGAAGGCCTCTGACGGAGTCATCACCAACGGCAGCAAGATCCTCGTACCCGAGGGCTATGGCCTGATCCTGATGCAGGACGGCGCGATCACGGGCTTCGCGGCCGAGGCAGGAGCGTATGAGTGGAACTCTGAGGCCCAAGAATCCCAGTCGATCTTCGCCGGGAACGGCATCGTGAGCCCGATGGTCACCACGTCGTGGGAGCGCTTCAAATTCGGCGGCCGACCCAGCTCCCAGCAGCGCGCTTACTTCGTCACGCTCAAGGAGCTGCCGAACAACAAGTTCGGGACGCAGTCTGAGATCTACTGGGACGACGCCTACATGAACGCCCAGGTCGGCGCGGTCACGCGCGGCACCTACACGATGAAGATCACCGACCCAATCCTGTTCATCAAGGCATTCGTGCCCGCCGCCTACCTCGAGCCAGGGCGGGCCTTCGACTTCACCGACATCGAGAACGACGCCGCCTCCCAGCTCTTCAACGAGGTCGTCGGCTCCTTGGCGCCAGCCTTCTCGATGTACACGAACGACCCCTCGAAGGGCAACCGGATCACCAAGATCCAGCAGGACTCGATCGGCTTCGCCCAGAGCCTCTCGGCCGCCGTCGAGCAGAACTACACGTGGAGTTCAGGACGCGGCCTGGAGATCATCTCGGTCGCGCTCATCTCCATCGAATACGACGAGAACACCCGCGAGCTGCTGCGCAACGTGCAGCGTGCCGACGCACTGTCCGGTGCCCGTGGGAACTCCAACCTGCAGGCCTCGGTCGCCGCGGGCTTCGAGTCGGCCGGTGAGAACGCCGGCCCCGGCGGCCTGATCGGCATGGGCATGGCCGCCGGCGCCACCGGGATCGGCGGTCTGCAGCAGCCGGTGCCGGGAGTCGGCGCTCAGTCCACTCCACAGGCTCCCGCTGCTCCAGCCGCCGCGCCCGCGGCCGCAGCACCCGCCGCCGATGACCCGATGGCGGTGCTCACCAAGGCGAAGCAGATGCTGGACGCCGGCCTGATCACGCAGGAGGACTACGACGCCGCGAAGGCGAAGGCTCTCGGCCTGTGACCCCCGAGACACCGATGGGCGAGGGCCTGCCAGGACCTACGGCTCCACACCCCGGCGACTCCCCAGACCCCCAGCTGGTGGAGTTGGCTCCTGAAGATCCGACGATCAACACCGCCAACCAGCAACTGGAGGACGGC includes these proteins:
- a CDS encoding dipeptidase, which codes for MPTSELKAKIAELMPQCKTDLSDLVAFRSVADPASQPISECHQAADWIVQKFTEAGLQEMTRHRTSDGSDCVTGHATGPEGAPTVLLYCHYDVQPPLGEDNWRTPVWQLTDGDDGRWYGRGTADSKGNIVAHLTALRALRAPDGSFPITVKFLAEGSEEQGTGGVEDFVPEHADLLRADAICVVDVGNEAIGQPTLTTSLRGMATVDITLSALVGPLHSGVFGGAAPDALTGLIQVLASLNDGEGNTTIDGLDNNGVWPGSEYSAEQFRTDANVLDEVELVGSGCVADMLWSRLVATVLGIDVPAVEGSVSAIQASVRARISLRVPPLIDAHQAQDALVSHLEARVPWHLRALIERIDASEPFSGSLAGPAFEAMRAAMEESYGRPIATQGQGGSIPLCNVFQTTFPDAEIMLYGVEEPQCLIHAPNESVAPSEIEHIALTEALFMRNYSAAQR
- a CDS encoding arsenate reductase ArsC, coding for MSERPSVLFVCVHNAGRSQMAAGFLQSLGEGRIDVLSAGSMPGDQINPTAVEAMAEVGIDIAGEQPKKLTEDAVVASDVVITMGCGDECPYFRGKRYEDWVLDDPAGQGIESVRPIRDEIRTRVEALIASLEPATA
- a CDS encoding MarR family transcriptional regulator, with the translated sequence MNIERMTPDERAARHAALAEVARITVVDELALGDRSPSELQAVLGLPSNLVAHHLKVLEDAGLVARRRSEGDKRRTYLTLADMTTGEGEPIPLAVSRVVFVCSANSARSQLAAALWAQTSDIPVASAGTHPAEQIALGAKAVAERHALKLIAAAPQQLATILDGGDFVIAVCDNAYEELGSSVSLHWSIPDPVAQGEDAAFDIAYAELYRRIATLAPRLIAA
- a CDS encoding DUF6458 family protein, with translation MYFGGSIGLIALGAILAFAVQDRLAGVDLVAVGYICMAAGALGIVLSLVINGQRDRGARRDELPPR
- a CDS encoding GPGG-motif small membrane protein, which codes for MGFLLWIIAVALVIYGIITLFSGSVLLGIILIVVGLAVGPGGWTIFSRRGTRA
- a CDS encoding protein kinase; amino-acid sequence: MGELLNDRYELDDIVGSGGMGAVYRAHDVRLDRTVAVKVLRGGALADDVARSRMRSEAQLAASIHHPGVAEVYDYGENTLSHEGVSFIAMEYVEGYSLAQLLRSEGPMPVEQVMSIVVQVAEGLQATHSSGVVHRDLKPANIMFTASGRTVLVDFGIARGATSDPLTHTGVLLGTVEYLSPEQAGGRSATAQSDLYALGLVAHHCLTGTSPFRRESQIATALAQLNDELPPLADDVAPEVKQLIASLTAKNPSDRPQTAAAVAALASTIGASAAVELPATLKHALPALPESARAAPAQTPVATASAGPRRPRKAFLGVALLAAILAGLILERSYFGAVVAVPSVVGMDADTAAAELREAGMTATAEVVDVAGKTKGEVLRQSPESGAPVPDNGVVRLAVVSGKVAVSAKDLIGTPYARAAADLEKLGFVVKRKDIPSEADVGAVVALDRSGRLTDGSTITLSVALAQIPAPSVSAGDGTPISTSASSGSSSDTKAQGEGKAKGKAKGKSKSKK
- the arsB gene encoding ACR3 family arsenite efflux transporter; translated protein: MESASPQSNRTTEPDVIAGLSRLDRFLPVWIIVAMAVGLILGRSVDGLDDALDSVKIGSVSLPIAIGLLVMMYPVLAKVRYNETQRVTGDRKLLGASLFMNWILGPALMFALAWLLLPDLPEFRTGLIIVGLARCIAMVLIWNDLACGDREAAAVLVAINSVFQVFAFAALGWFYLQTLPGWLGLETTSADFSIWAITASVLVFLGIPLVAGFLTRTIGEKVKGREWYEGTFLPRLGPWALYGLLFTIVVLFALQGDAITNQPFDVVRIAAPLLVYFAVTFGLGMLIGHWLDLGYAKTATLAFTAAGNNFELAIAVAIGTFGVTSGQALAGVVGPLIEVPVLVGLVYVSLWARKFFTDPTATLPTQGAKNV
- a CDS encoding zinc-dependent alcohol dehydrogenase family protein; translated protein: MKALVYKGPGHKSWEEVPDPVIQRPTDVIVKMVATTICGTDLHILKGDVPEVEIGRILGHEGIGVITELGAGVTQLAVGDRVILSCVSSCGKCLNCREGLFSHCLDPEGTPGIGWIFGYMIEGTQAEYVRVPFAENSVYKVPEGMTDAEGILLSDILPTGFEIGVQYGQVHPGDIVAVIGSGPVGLSAVMTARLYGPSRIIAIDLDDARLKRAKDFGASDTVNSGDKDWKEQVFALTDGAGVDVAIEAVGVPLTFTMATELVRPGGNVANVGVHGKPVELRLDELWIRNINISMGLVNTNTLGMLLKLVSEHKLPADKFVTHTFSFDQVIEAYEVFGHAADNDALKVLIR